ATGGGTTCAAAAGCGTATTGTATTTCCCGATTTCCTTCTACCGGAGAACTGGGAACCTTTCCGTATTCCactttttcatcttctaaAACCGGTGGTAGTTCTTCATGTGCCTGATGACTAACGAAAAGCCAGTATCCACCTCCTTTTCTGGAATTTGCTCCTTGTACATAGACTGAAATTCTTCCTGAACATGAACTAGTTGTTACCCAATCCGGGTGGGAGTTTATAACATCTAGCAATGGAAATATTGGGCTATCTGGGTGTCCTTTGGGTGATGCATCAGGTACGGAGGATTTCAAGCCTTCtaagatttcttttttttgagcaTCAAATGATACATCTATTCCTTTTATATTCATTCAAATTGTTCTTCAAGGAACTCCTTGCAACGACTTAATTCAACTCGTTGGTGGATTCTTACAACTTTTCAACTTGCGTTGTCAACTTGCCAAATCAAGCAcctacatttttttttctaaattcaaaacaatatttGCAGATTCGTTTGCTCAAAcctaataaataaaagaaatcaaatagaaaaaatcatttttatggTATTTTCGTACGCGCTTGAGTAATTTATCAATCCATGCAACAAACAAGTTCCACTGTATAATATTAACTTCCTAATTAAGGCTGCTACAAAAACCGTCCCCCACTTTATctaattttatgaaatgaaGCGTTCAACTGGAGGAACGCAACCAAAGGGACTAAACGTCAAAAGGTCAAAGCTCGCTGATGCTAGATTCATAGAGGTTGAATCACCTGCCCTTTCAAATGGTGCTGTagacttaaaaaaattcattgaaTCAAGGAGTTTTGAAATAACGGCTTTACAAGATGCTATGAAAAGATCAAAAGAATCCAGCGCTCAGCGTGCTTTCCAAGCTCTTCCTCGATGTTTACGAAGAAGAGCAGCTTCTcataatataaaaaggaTACCTAAAGGTTTAAGGGATAGAGCTTTATATGAAATGCAACTCAGTTCCTCATCTACTTTGCCCATTGCACCTTCCAGACAACGGTTAAAGAGATTCATCAAACGCTTGCGAAGAAAGTTAGCTAAATCAGGTGAAACCAAAGCAATTGACAGTACGGGAAGCTTGGTTACAGACAATTCTACAGATGATTCGCGAATTCCGTCCTTGGCTGCCGTCAAGTTAATACGTGGAAAATTTGCTGGTCGTCAACTTCGGAAGGTATGGCTTCCCACTCATTTATGGGTATGCAAACGCGCACACATGATAAATGCTTG
This portion of the Schizosaccharomyces pombe strain 972h- genome assembly, chromosome: I genome encodes:
- the tyw3 gene encoding wybutosine biosynthesis protein Tyw3; protein product: MNIKGIDVSFDAQKKEILEGLKSSVPDASPKGHPDSPIFPLLDVINSHPDWVTTSSCSGRISVYVQGANSRKGGGYWLFVSHQAHEELPPVLEDEKVEYGKVPSSPVEGNREIQYAFEPMILHVQTRSLANAQHLQRVAASCGFRETGIQGSEQKFIVAIRTSLRMDIPIGCLTASEKLQFYITREYMCFLFKRSVEYFTENGNRMARLKEQLERQVEKRMKPRRKLRNMDDYLVQS